In the genome of Columba livia isolate bColLiv1 breed racing homer chromosome 1, bColLiv1.pat.W.v2, whole genome shotgun sequence, the window CTGCCCAAACTCCAAGATCGAGTTGGACGACTTGCCATATGGGCACAGTTtattgaggaaaacaaaacctagAAAACACATTGCAATTCCTAAATCTTTTTCTGGTGATGTGGGGAAATGCCCGGTCCCGCCTGAGATGCCCACCACTGCACAGGAGCTCCGCACGAGCATGTTATCACCTCCCATCTCGTTTCACCATATCATATCGCAGAAGATTCTGCAGCATATTGTGCATTACAAACGGGATCTGTAGGATTCTCAGGGATGTGATAATTAATTCAGCGAGGATGATGCTTAATATGGACTGGCCCGAAAGAAACGAGGTCTAAAAGGAATATGTGTgtgaaggggaggaggaagggggagatGTTTAAAGCGTTTGAACGATAAGGCAAATGTTCAAAAGCTACATTACGTTTGCTTCCCGACCTCAAGAGCAGCCTGAAGCTTGGCATATGCTGCAGTTCCTTACTCACCACGAATATAACCGGTAAAACTCGTCCCGACTTACTAAAGGAAAAGGTTCTGCTCTGCACGACTAGCTCTTCCACCGCACCTGAGAACTTGACCTTGGCACAACTCTTTCTCCAGCCGGTATCACGACAGACTCTGGCATTCCTCCAGTAAGGCTTAAGCTCTAGGGAGCGACCCCCACTCGCGTCCTCCCCCATCCGGCTCCCCGCAAAGGCATCCCCGTCCCCTCTCTTTAGCCTAACTCTCGCGTCCGTGGACTACTTGGTGCTCTGCAAACTGGAGAGCGACAGCTCATGGCACTTCTCCACGCAGAGCTATAGAGCTGGCACGGGTCCAGCCTTCCCCGGTGTGCCATCCCCACACAGCACTGCAGCTTTGGTCATATGAGCAGAAATGATgagaaaagcactttttaatCTTTTCGCACTTGCTTCCCTGTTCAAACAGTTGCAGGATGGCTATGACTGATGTGCTCAGCGCTGAGGATATTAAGAAGGCTGTGGGAGCCTTTTCAGGTgagtgttggttttttttttttctctttctctctctctcgtTTCTTCATCTCAGGATAACGGTGCATTTATTTAAACTCGCGGGAGATTAGAGGATCCGGCTAGACAAAATATCAAATGAGGATGTGTTCTCAGAAGTGCAGTGAAAGCATGACTGGTTTATCAAGTGCCGGGCTGCATCCTCAGCAAAGTTAGCCTGCACATTACAGAGGTGAAGTATCTCTTTTAAAGGAAGGCAAGCAGTAACTGCGGACAGACTTTGCTTCTACCGACAGGATACTTTCAAAAGGAATAAAACCCTCGGCCAACCAGGATGAATTATGTCTTGATGTGGGATAGGGAAGTCAGCCGTGGATGACGGCAGCTTCCCACTCACCCCCAAAATTCAGTTTCAGGTACTGCAGAACTGCCGTTTCTCGGCATCGCTCTTTTCCTACTTCCTATGCGGAATCCCTGGGTGGGCTTTGCTTTTCGGGATGGAGCAGAAGGCAACAGTAGAGCAAGCGGGTACACTGCTCGACTGCAGAAGCTTTCTGCAGGACGAATGGCTGCAGCGGTGCACTCCTCTCTCTCAGAGTGCTCCGGGTTTCAGATAGTCCCTACTCCTCTTATTCATCGCGACCCCTAGACTGACAGCAAACCCTCTTCGTGCTTACAAAGATGCATGTAGTTAAGGTTGCTCTCAGAGAAACGCCAGAAATCGTGTTCTGGGGTGCGTGTtatctcccccctcccccccgaCTACCTGGCTGACCTACCACCCAGGAAAGCAGcctctgtctgtcctgctctgTGCGATGACCTTCCCAGACAGACAGCCGCGCAAAACCCGCTGAGCCCTAATAAACTCCGCAGCCGGGGAGTCGAAGGGACCAACAAACTGCTTTGCTCGATCCAGCAGCTGTTTCCTCATTAGCTTTCATTGTTCTGGGGCCATCTCCAAGTCCCAGAGCAGATGCAATTAGCAGCAACTAATGGCAGACCTCAGTCAAGCAGATCCCAAAAGACCGAGCCTCCTTAATTTTATGTCATAGGAAAAGCTGCGGCGGGAATAAGGATGcatggggaagaaaagaaaaaaaagtccacagCACGTTTTGGAGGTCACTGTATTGGATTTCTAATTCCCACCGTAATCGTTGGGCTACGTGGGTGGAACAAAAGCGGGTGCGGTCAAAGGACAGGAGAGGTGGAGCAGGTAAACTCATTTACCTCGGCTCCGATTTCaagggctctttttttttccccctcggCGATCGTTCCTCCCAAGGTCTCGCAGGTAGTGTACCGTAGAGCACTCCCTTGCAGCGCCTGAGCTTACAAACAACGATTGCACATACCTTTAGTGGTCGAAATGCAACACTGATTTCTAGGAAGTCTTCAGGAAAAACGACACAGAGCTGAAATAGCCATGTGCTCTGAAACACTTCTTATCAATGCTAGGCTCCGACGTTGAGCAAGAgcgcttgcttgtttgtttgttttccaggggTGGAAATGTCAAAAAGTGACAGCGATATAATAATCAGAATCTGCTTTCAGATTACTGTTTTTAgtgttaaactttttttttttttttttttttttttttttaggagtaAAGCACTGAGACAGAGCAGGTTAGACTTCAGCTCCCAACTCTATCACTCTGTCCTGTGTGACCTTGGGCAAATCTCCATCCCTCGGTAGCTCTCAGCTCTTCATGTGTAAAACAGATACCCTACCCTTCTCCCACTTTGTTTAATTCAATTAGCGTCTGTAAAGAACGGACAATTACAGTGTGTACATCTAGCTCCTACCAGAGCTGGGCTCGACTGTGCCTCCCAGGGCAGGACACACAGCAGTGACGAAGAAAACCACAGGTATGTGTTGGTATATGTTTCAATCACTTTTCTAAGCAGTTCTCTGGCTTTTCGTCTCTTATAGCGGCTGAATCTTTTAACTACAAGAAGTTTTTCGAGATGGTAGGACTGAAAAAGAAGAGCCCAGAAGATGTGAAGAAGGTTTTCCACATTCTTGATAAAGATCGAAGTGGCTTCATCGAAGAGGAAGAATTAAAGTAAGTAAAGATATGTCCTTCTCAAACAACCTTGTCTTAAGAGTCTAATTACctggtttgggggttgtttctttttttacaagATTCTAGATAGCAGCATACAATTCAATCTTTGACTAGTACTGGTGTTCAACGATCAGTTGTTTGCAGATCACATGATCTAAAGTGTGCTGGAGGTAGCTAGCTGTAGCTTTCATTGCAGGACCCTGAAACACATGAATCATCAATACCTTACAGATAGCTCTTCAGTCAAATGAAGTTTCAGAGTACAGCACTCTTCCTGAGTGTTAAAGAAGGTCAACAGAAGATACAACCCGGCATTCCAACTCGTATATCAATTCAGTGGTACAAATAACTAAAAAGTGAAACTGTTCTGGTGGGGtgggaaaaaccaaaccaacaaacaccca includes:
- the PVALB gene encoding parvalbumin alpha; this encodes MAMTDVLSAEDIKKAVGAFSAAESFNYKKFFEMVGLKKKSPEDVKKVFHILDKDRSGFIEEEELKFVLKGFTPDGRDLSDKETKALLAAGDKDGDGKIGADEFATLVAES